Below is a window of Gemmatimonadota bacterium DNA.
CGGCCACGAAGGGAAGTTGCTCGATGGCTTCCACCTGCGCGGGCGTCGCGTCCACAGAGATGGAGCCAAGCCAGCGGGAGGTCGCCCGGGGGGAGGCGCCGAGCGCGTACACCTGCCGCCGGTACCGGTCGGGAACGGGCACATCGAGCAGATCGACCAGGGAGCTGGCAGGTCGAGTCTTCGCGCGTCGTGCCCGGCATCGGGGAGTGAGCGAAGTGCGCGCCGCTTCCAGCGCCGCCGCTTCCTCGGCGGGGGAGGCGAGTGCCTTGTCGCGGAAGATCACCCATACGGCGGATGCCTCTTCCTCCGCATCGGAGGCGGCAGGGAGGAGGGCAGCCAGAACGGCCACCGCGAACGAAGCTCGGACTCCGTTCGCGGATCGCCGGAACCAGTGGCACATACCCTTCCCTCCGTCAGGCGTCAGCGCGTGAGAACCACCTTCTTCGTCTCGGCGACCTCACCGGCGCGGAACCGGTAGAAGTAGACACCGCTTGCGGTGCGGAGACCTTGAGAGTCCCGGCCGTCCCATGCGGGCTGATGCTGCCCCGGCGGGAGGAGTTCATCGACCACGGTGGCCACCCTTCTTCCGGTCACATCGTGAATGTCGATGTGTACACGGGTCTCTCCTGCCAACTCGAAGGCGATGTGCGTAGCACTGGTGAAGGGGTTGGGGAAGCTGCCGAGAAGTTGCGTGACAGCAGGCCTTCCCACCACCGCGTCCGTCGCGCCGCTTCCGTAGGTGAGGCGCAGACACCACTGGTTGAGTGTTCCGGTGTCGGCTCCCGCGTTGTCGGAGATGTTGAGCGACCAGCTGCCGCTGATGTCCTCGCCGAGAAGCGCGTCCAGACTTTCGTCCGGAGTCAGCACCGACGGATACCATCCCACGATGTCGTCCGCGCTCGATCCGCTCCGGTTGTGGAGCGTGACCGAAGTCCCCTTCGGTGAGACAAGCGTCACGATCAGATCCCCGATCCAGGTGTGCGTGATGTCCACGAACACCTCCACACCCGATACCGAACCGGTGTCGCCCACCACAAGAGGCGAAGAGATCCCCGGAGACGGCGAATCCGGAATCGGAAGACCCGGACTGTCGCAGAAGTCGGCCGTCACGGTCGAAGTCAGCACGAAGTCCACGCCCGTCATGTGCATCCCGTCGACCAGCGTCACATCCGTGCCTTCCGTGCTCCAGCCGGTCTTGGTCGCCACCACGCGGTAGGCCCCCGCGTACAGACCCGAAAGCGTGTAACTCCCGTCCACGCCCGTCGTCGTGCTTCCTCCGCCGGGAGTCGCCGTCACCGTCACCCCCGACGCGTCCGACTGACCCGCCAGGGAAACCGTGCCAGACACCGAACTGGATCCAAGCTCCGGCGTCAGAAGCCAGGTCACCGCGTTCTCCAGAAGAAGAGCGCGGCTTGCGGCGTCCATCGCCGAGTAGTTGAACGCGAAGAACACAAACTGGCCGCCCTCCGGCGCCGGGTTCGAGTCGTACGCAATCACGCTCGCGTCCGTCGGGTAGTCCGACCACGAACCGACCATCACCGCGTCCGCAGTCGGCACCAGCGCGTCCTGATCCCCGTAGTTCGCATAGGTCATCGTGACGGGACCGGTGATCACATTCGGAACGCTCATCACATAGTGGCTCGCATCCGCCACCGTCACCGAACCGCTCTCGTCATGATTCCAGCCGGTCATGTGAAGCACCGGCTCACAGAACGACGCGTCGCCATAGTAGTCGTAGCCGACCTCACCGCCCTCCACCAGAAGGTGGCCGCCGGACGCCGCATAGGCCGTGAGTGCGGTACGGAACGCCGCATCGGAGAGCGTCGTCGTGTTGTCCCCGCTGGAGGTGATCAGAAGATCGTACAGACCCCAGCTTGCCGGATCCGTGGAGGCCATCGTCTCCGTCGTCACCGTGTAGCCGATCGTTTCCAGATCCGCCACCAGGTCCGCCGCCGCACGGGTCGCTCCC
It encodes the following:
- a CDS encoding carboxypeptidase regulatory-like domain-containing protein, coding for SSIDANVATDVTVTVMEADGVTPKPGIDVWADGLGYTSAVVTTDASGEAVVNVLYPYGPSIEMVGQDPGETYELFRESLGVNALSLTAPDLTVTTAVGLADTFALNLPGTIVATVSEPGHTLWAIHSGGTEESTGALSLEVIPLSLVSVQAVIAVSGYDTHEELFPVVEALGMLTGTVVSAGSPISGAVVECFDAGWNAVFTATSAVDGSWSAPDSLVVADYTLSTDVFGYLHYEASVFVNAGSTVHDMDLTPAPSGVLTGTITETGTGTPLAAAVKVYRSDDMSLFTQTLSDSVTGSFTTAALPYFDYVVTVKAWQHIPVTLPITISDPVVTKGFVLDPTIGELLVIDDSAKGRSFAEAKLDEKTGGVIESGFMQGATRAAADLVADLETIGYTVTTETMASTDPASWGLYDLLITSSGDNTTTLSDAAFRTALTAYAASGGHLLVEGGEVGYDYYGDASFCEPVLHMTGWNHDESGSVTVADASHYVMSVPNVITGPVTMTYANYGDQDALVPTADAVMVGSWSDYPTDASVIAYDSNPAPEGGQFVFFAFNYSAMDAASRALLLENAVTWLLTPELGSSSVSGTVSLAGQSDASGVTVTATPGGGSTTTGVDGSYTLSGLYAGAYRVVATKTGWSTEGTDVTLVDGMHMTGVDFVLTSTVTADFCDSPGLPIPDSPSPGISSPLVVGDTGSVSGVEVFVDITHTWIGDLIVTLVSPKGTSVTLHNRSGSSADDIVGWYPSVLTPDESLDALLGEDISGSWSLNISDNAGADTGTLNQWCLRLTYGSGATDAVVGRPAVTQLLGSFPNPFTSATHIAFELAGETRVHIDIHDVTGRRVATVVDELLPPGQHQPAWDGRDSQGLRTASGVYFYRFRAGEVAETKKVVLTR